TTGGCGAAGGAGCAGATGGGCATCCTCTACCCAGCTCCACAATTCCTAGAATTCAttcctggtcttttttttttgaaccacAGGAGATCATAAAAATTCTTCTGCAGCTTCAGAGTCGGGCCTGTGagtcatctttctcttctccccctcaCGGGTGGCTGGCTGGCACAATGCCTGGTCAGCGctgaccaaaagaaaaaaaaccctgcagaaaAGAGAATTTTAGAAGCCTGAGATAAGAGGAGGGGAATCCTTGgctggcaaaaagaaaaaaagcctctTTGGCTGGGCGATGCCATCCGACCATGGCCAAGAAGCTGCTttggcattttaaaaacacacacacacacacaaacatctgcTTTGGCCAAGGGGGCATTGCCAGCGCTGCCAATCGATTTGCACCGCTGCCTCCTTAACTATGTGCTGCTTCTGTTTCTAGATTTCGCTCCTCAGACGCTGTCGTTGTGCCAGGTGACGCCCCACCCCAAATTCACCCACCCAAGAAGATGTTGAGATCAACGGTCAGCCTGGCTCTCCTTTTGGCAGGTAAAAGGAGACACTGTGCCAGGtgtgctgccacctggtggccccAGGAAGCATCTTTCCTGGACCGAGCGCATCCAGTTCCTGGAAATGTCCTCTCTTAAGCTACACGGTCACGGGacgcggcggctcagtggctaagacgctgagcttgtcgatcagaaaggttgacgggttagcggttcgaatccctagcgccgtgcaatgccgtgagctcccattacttgtcccagcttctgccacccaaTATTTCTTTTGTCGATAAGGGAGGTAGcttttaagtgagtttcgccctcGTTTTGCTGCCTTCCTTGCGACAGTCGTTAAGTGGACCGCTGCAGCTGTTACATTAGtagcaaggttgttaagtgaatccagcttcctcattgattgtcagaaggttgcaaagggggaaatCACACGACCCAGGgcattgcgaccgtcataaatatgagtcagtggtcaaACTTCTGAATGTTGACCACGTGaccacggtcgtaagtgtgaaacacggtcataagtcacttcagtgccactgtaacttcaaacggtcactaaatggactacTTGTAGGGAGCTTCAGCAGGGATTGTGTCAAAGATACCTGTTCATCTGCACTTCCCATCCATCatgaaagtattttttaaaaatcactcttGAGTCCTTCCTTTGTTCTTGACAAAAATCTCTCCGCTATACGAAATGAAGATTTAGTCCATGAAAGGTTTGTCTGTTAAATTTTGGGGCAGGGTCTTTGTCTAAACTGCTttagtgaaaaataaaaacagggaAATCTCCTCTCATCCATTTTTCAAGAGatctggacgtcaactcccagaattccccagccagcatgcgctAGTCTTAACAGCGAGGGcaaattaaccaatggaacagcttgccaccagaaatcatgggtactccatcactggaggcttttaagaaaagtctAGATAGTCgcttatctaaaatggtataggttctcctgcttgagcagggggatggattagaaggcctccaaggtcccttccaactctattcgaAGATAAAATTCcaagactgggggattctgggagttgaagtccagagctaatgtccaaggttgagaagcattaTATGACTTGGCCTTTTTCTCTGTGTGGTCTAATATTCCCCTTCTTTTTAAACTCGTGTatccttaatatttttttttagctctaCATCTGGATTCTGCTAGCAATTGAGCCCTAGGTACAGCTTAAAAAATATCAAACCTCTGGATTTTCTATTTGCATGGAAATTAAGATAGTTAGGAAATCTTCCTTGGTCAGGGAAGAATTTCTGATCTGCAGGTGATTTAAAGCAGAGAAAGGTGATATGAGATATGCACGAACGTATACATAAGGGAATACATAATTCCCTTTCCCCTCTATAAGGTTAATGAGAAAACCTCTCTTAATTTGTTAAAGTCTTTAATTTACCATTGGGATGAGTaggtaattatttttaataggaGTTGTGGATTGCTTTAACGTATGACCTCATTTAGCCAAGGTCGCCTCTGATTCCTTTTAACCAGATTCTTAAAAGGGGATTTAACACATAGATAGGACAGTGAATTTCAAATAGTAAGGATTAGAAGTTATGGGGATTTGGAGATACATTCCCGGGATtgattaaatattgttaataCTTGGCGTTATTAGCAACCCTACGCCAGTggtaaaatgtaaaaatgtttgccaccagttctctgggcgtggcttggtgatgggggtcatgtgactgggtgagtgtggccaaatgtcatagggttttctgcttgagcagggggttgaactagaagacctccaaggtcccttcaggctctgctattctatctatctatctgtctatctgtctatctgtctatctgtctctgtctatctatctagctatctatcaaatcaatcaatcaatttatctatctatctatcaaatctatctatatcaaatctatctatatatatatatatcaaatctatctatctatatcaaatctatctatcaaatctatctatctatataatctatctatctatctatctatctatctatctatctatctatctatctatctatctatctatctatattagtgtcacaacccctggtaagccccaattatgggaggaagctaactgcttccaacatctgtcaatcggctcgtcacaagagtccatcacgacagaaacccaatatttttactgttgccttttgttatatttgtgttttttttatttgtgctgataaataaataagtatggctagctgatgagagctaaatagcttgaaatagatatagcagtagacttatataccgcttcatagggctttcagccctctctaagcggtttacagagaatcagcatattgcccccaacaatctgggtcctcattttacccacctcggaaggatggaaggctgagtcaaccctgagccggtgagatttgaaccgctgaactgctgatctagcagtagcctgcagtgctgcatttaaccactgcgccaccttggctcttagatctATACTAGatctagatctatactagtctacctttatttatttatcagcacaaataaaaaaacacaaatatatatatatatataatctatctgtcaaatctatctatctatatcaaatatatatatatatatatatatatatatatatatatatatatatatatatatatatatatcaaatctatcaaatctatctatatatcaaatatatttatctatctatatcaaatCTATCAATCTATATTTATCAAATCTATCTATATCAAATCTATATATATCAAATCTATATATATCAAATCTATatatcaaatctatctatctatatcaaatctatcaaatctatctatcaaatctatatctattaaatcaatcaatctatctatctatctatctatctatctatctatctatctatctatctattaaatctatctatctgtctatcaaatctatctatatcaaatctatctatctatctatcaaatctatcgatctatcaaatctatctatcaaatctatcaatctatctatatcaaatctatctatatatatcaaaTCTATCAATCAAATCTATCTATATcaaatctatttatctatctatatcaaatctatctatatttatcaaatctatcgatctatcaaatctatctatcaaatctatctatctatctatatcaaatctatctatatttatcaaatctatctatctatcaaatctatctatctatcaaatctatctatctatcaaatctatctatctatcaaatctatcaatctatatcaaatctatctatcaaatctatctatatcaaatctatctatctatatttatcaaatctattgatctatcaaatctatctatctatctatctatctatctatcctatctatatcAAGTTTGTAGTTtagtttgtagttttattagaatttgtaggccgcccttttccctgaggggactcagggcggctcacataaaactagggaaggggaatacagacaacaaaatagagacatatactaaaagtagtaggcaacatccatacaacattcgggaggggcaactatccttatccccaggcctgacgggcgagccagttcttcagggctgtgcggaaggcttggacggtggagagggtacgaatctccacagggagctcgttccaaagggccggggctactgctgagaaggccctcctccttgtggttgccagccgacactggctggccgatggaatacggaggaggcctaatctatatgatcttattggtcgcagggaggtaattggcagaaggcggtctctcaagtatccagatccactgccatgtagggctttatgggtgattaatagcaccttgaagcgcatccggagatcgacaggtagccagcgcagctcgcggaggataggtgttatgcgggtgaatcgaggtacacccgcaatcactcgcgcggctgcgttctgcactagctgaagtcgttctgcactagctgataGATTTGATAGATCAAATCTatctatcaaatctatctatcaaatctatctatcaaatctatctatctatctatatcaaatctatcatctacctgcctctctctctatcgatctgttattctcttctttccttcctgaagTCCTCCAAGTCAGCCATGGCCAGCGGATCAAAAGACTAACGGCCTGCGTGTCGGATCAAACCCTGCGGATAGACTGTGCCTACGAACGCAAAACCAGCAACGCTCTGACCTACGAATTCCGCCTCTCCAAGGATACTGGGGTGGGAACAGTTGTGGCCGGCAACATCAACGTCGCCAGTAACCTCTACAAGTATCGCACCAACGTCACGGCCACCCAGGACCTTGTGTGCCTGTACCTCGCCAGCTTCAGCACCAAAGACGAGGGGGTCTACACCTGCAATTTGAAGATCACCAACGATTACGAAGACATGCGGTCCAGGAACATCTCGGTGGTCAAAGGTGAGCGGAGGTCAGGCGTGAAAGACCGGGTCCCTGTGTGAAGGTCCAATGACACTGACTGGTTGCTAAACAGTTTATGCAGAGGAGTCTTCTCAACTCACCTGCTTGGAGTTAGATAAGGGGTTAACCGAATGCaagggagatagcaatagcaatagcagttagacttatataccgcttcatagggctttcagccctctctaagcggtttacagagtcagcatattgcccccaacaatctgatgatagatagatagatagatagatagatatagatagatagatagatagatagatagatagatagatagatagatagcaatagcaatagcagttagacttatataccgcttcatagggctttcagccctctctaagcggtttacagagtcagcatattgcccccaacaatctgatagatagatagatagatagatagatagatagatagatagatagatagatagcaatagcaatagcagttagacttatataccgcttcatagggctttcagccctctctaagcggtttacagagtcagcatattgcccccaacaatctgatagatagataaatagatagatagatagatgatagatagatagatagatagatagatagatagatagatagcaatagcaatagcagttagacttatataccgcttcatagggctttcagccctctctaagcggtttacagagtcagcatattgcccccaacaatctgatagatagatagatagatagatagatagatagatagatagatagatagatagatagcaatagcaatagcagttagacttatataccgcttcatagggctttcagccctctctaagcggtttacagagtcagcatattgcccccaacaatctgatagatagatagatagatagatagatagatagatagatagatagatagatgatagatagatagatagatagatagatagatagatagatagatagcaatagcaatagcagttagacttatataccacttcatagggctttcagccctctctaagcggtttacagagtcagcatattgcccccaacaacaatctgggtcctcatatcacccacctcggaaggatggaaggctgagtcaaccctgagccagtgagatttgaaccgccgaactgcagaactgcagtcagctgaagtagcctgcagtgctgcatttaaccactgcgccacttcggctcatgGGACTTAGTAGTTGAGACTtcgatgttgagactctagaacaaggatgtccaaacttgggaactttgaagacttgtggacttcaactcccagaattccccagcttgggaattctgggagttgaagtccacaagtcttaaagttcccaggtttggagaccccctcctctagaaagagtgcagagaagagcaaccagggtgattttaggggcctggaggctaaaacatatgaagaacggttgcaggaagtgggcagggctagtctagtgaagagaaggaccaggggagacaggacagcAGCCTtcctattgattgattgattgattgattgatttaatttataggccgcccaatcccgaaggactccgggcggcttacaaagaaggggaagaaagaaaaagaaaataaacagaatggtttaaaattcacaacacacattcgttctaatcggggctggaccttaacaataatgTCAATAGCCCcggacctgccggaacagccaggttttaacagctttcctgttaAGAGtgggaggggctgccacagagaggaggggctcaagctactctccaaggccagacgaggaataatgggtggaaactgaaccaaggagagattcaacctagaagaccttcaaggccccttccGTCTCGCTGACTCTCTTCCGTCCTTTTTTCCCTTCGACAGCCCAGTTGGCGAGATGCTCCGGGATCAGCGTCTTCATCCAGAACACCTCCTGGCTTCTCCTGCTGCTCCTGTCGCTGCCCTTGCTGCAAGCTGTGGATTTTGTCTCGCTGTGACGGGAGGAGAAAGCCAGCGAGTGGGGAGAGGGGCAGCGGGAggtcgggtgggggggggggaagaagaaggaaggaagaacggcCTGTCACACAAGTCTAAACCCATCTGGGGAAGGTGGGCCTTTTCCCGGTGGTTTTGGAAAGAGGATACAGGTGTGGACTATCGATTTGAGCTGGAAGGCAAAACGGTTTTCTCTTAAtcgtctctttctctgtctcttgtatccctctttctctccctctctctccctccctctctctctctccctatctatctatctctatcgctCTCTCTTTAGCCACATAGCTGCTGGGAGTGACTAATTTGCGCTTAAACCCAAACTTATCGTGCTGTAATGTGCAAGCAACGCATTTGCAAGGGGTTGGGGAAAACGGGAGCATGACTGCATAGCCCATTGCCTtgccttcttcccctccctccctctgctttcACCATCCCGCTTTCTTGTTCGATCCTCACTCCCTTCCCCCAAAAGCAGAGCGGTGGCCACTGTTTCTTTTCCGCTTTTCCATTTTCCCTCTTCTGGGTCTTTTTCCTCTCTGGTCTTCCAAGAACTCTCTGGATATAAGGCCcggaagaaaaacatgcattcCTAGGAGATTTGGGGGCGCTGcagtttccctttcttcttcttcttcttcttcttttcgtTTTGGGCCAAAGAAGGAGCCCTGGGGCAGGGAGAGGATGGGAAGATGGTTCCACTTATGGGCCCAGGGGGTTTCTTGGAGGGTGGCCTGCCAAGCTGAACCATAGAAAGAGTCGGAGAACATTGTCTTGGGCTGCGTCAAAGAAGGAAGCAGGGAATCGCTCCTtttcttaaattatattttaaatgcatGCAACGTTTTCCaaacagaaattaaaattgtGCTGCTTGGCTtggcaataatagcaatagcagttagacttatataccgcttcatagggctttcagccctctctaagcggtttacagagtcagcacatcgcccccacagtctgggtcctcatttcacccagatagatagatagatagatagatgatagatgatagatagatagatagatagatagatagatagatagatagatagatagatagatagatagcaatagcagttagacttatataccgcttcatagggctttcagccctctctaagcagtttacagagtcagcatatcgcccccacagtctgggtcctcatttcacccacctcggaaggatggaaggctgagtcaaccctgagccggtgagattagaaccgctgaactgcagatagcagtcagctgaagtagcctgcagtactgcaccctaaccactgcgccaccatgcaATTCAATTTTGGGTGTCTACGCAGGGCCCAGAAATTGGCTGTTCCCAGTTTTCTTGCATCAGCTGAGTAGGTTTGATAAAAGTGCTTGTAGTAACTTGTGGAGGATGGTGTTTGTAGTTCCCAAATCTGTTCATTTTGGGGCAAGACTGTTCTGTGGAACAGGGGTGAGTCCTGCTTTGGAGGAAGAAGAGTCCATGGTCCAGATGGATGGCAGAAACCTCCTATTGGCAAGGAGGTGATCAAAGAGGTAGCTACTGGATAAAaaggataggaaggagggagggagggagggaaggaaagaaagaaagaaggaaggaaagaaagaaagaaagaaagaaaagaagaaaaagaaaggaaggaaagaaagaaagagaaggaaggaaagaaaaagagaaggaagaaagaaaagaaatagaaaggaaggaaggaaagaaagaaagaaagagaaggaaggaaagaaaaagagaaggaagaaagaaaagaagaaataggaaggaaggaaggaaggaaggaaggaaggaaggaaggaaggaaggaaggaaggaaagaaagaaagaaaaaaaaagaatccttgtATTTTGAGAAGAATAATTCAGGATCCCCCATTTTAGTTTGTCCGGCTCAATCTGATCTTTTGAGAAGAGCCATCAATGGTTGGAAGGAAAGTTTGTGCCTCTTTGGACAAACGTTggtctgaaatggcacagggtctcctccttgaagagggggttggactagaagacctccaaggtcccttctgactcatttattctgttattctttccatGGGACCAAAAGGAACCCGTGGCTTGCAGAGGACATCAAAAGGACACCCCCTCTCCCTCACTCTCAAGAAAATCAGTGCCTTCTCAGATTTATTTCTgtgtatttattgatttaatttgtaAATCCAGATGCTGGCAAGGCTAATGACTCTCTGACAAAGCGTAATTTCAGCTGTTTCCCCTTCGGCTTGCATTTTCGGCCATCAAGGTGGAGGGGGCACAAGAGATTGGCTGCTCTCCCAGAATTTGCAAGAGGATTCTGTGAGTCAAGATTGCAAGGTCAAAAAAGCCCCAGCTCATTCCTATAAAAAGTGGGGTACCACATACATTCTTCTTAGATAACCACCTTTGTATTCTACAATTATAACAAAAGGTAGTGATTTATTTAGCTGCaataaggtagcaatagcaatagcagttagacttatataccacttcatagggctttcagccctctctaagcggtttacagagtcagcacagtctgggtccccattttacccacctcggaaggatggaaggctgagtcaaccctgagccggtgagatttgaaccgccgaactgcagacaacagtcagctgaagtggcctgcagtactgcaccctaaccactgcgccacctcggctcttgctgtATCccaaagggacgcggtggctcagtggctaagatgctgagcttgtctatcagaaaggatagcagtttggcggtttgaatccctagtgcctcgtaatggagcgagctcccattacttgtcccagcatctgccaaactagttcgaaagcacattaaaaaatgcaagtagaaaaatagaaaccacctttggtgggaagggaacagtgttccgtgcgccttcggcgttgagtcatgccggccacatg
Above is a genomic segment from Thamnophis elegans isolate rThaEle1 unplaced genomic scaffold, rThaEle1.pri scaffold_176_arrow_ctg1, whole genome shotgun sequence containing:
- the THY1 gene encoding thy-1 membrane glycoprotein, which codes for MLRSTVSLALLLAVLQVSHGQRIKRLTACVSDQTLRIDCAYERKTSNALTYEFRLSKDTGVGTVVAGNINVASNLYKYRTNVTATQDLVCLYLASFSTKDEGVYTCNLKITNDYEDMRSRNISVVKAQLARCSGISVFIQNTSWLLLLLLSLPLLQAVDFVSL